In one Lycium barbarum isolate Lr01 chromosome 7, ASM1917538v2, whole genome shotgun sequence genomic region, the following are encoded:
- the LOC132602657 gene encoding fruit-specific protein-like, translated as MRDIFIFKQFESLYICELTSSKKIHSVNMASKLSFFFCILLVSLAVDSFWSSNTQVMALRDLPLLEEAVQVIKQVVLPDLLKYYKGCNKPCNSHADCNYKGGPCTQCRLKYGKRSKFTTCQIWKN; from the exons ATGAGagatatttttatatttaaacaaTTTGAAAGCCTATATATATGTGAGCTTACATCAAGCAAGAAAATACACTCTGTTAACATGGCTAGCAAGCTCTCTTTCTTCTTTTGCATTCTCCTTGTTTCACTGGCTG TTGATTCATTTTGGTCCTCAAACACTCAAGTGATGGCTCTGCGAGATCTACCTTTATTAGAAGAAGCTGTACAAGTGATTAAGCAGGTTGTCCTCCCAGATCTTCTAAAATATTATAAAGGATGTAACAAACCTTGCAATTCTCATGCAGATTGCAATTACAAAGGTGGACCGTGTACACAATGTCGGCTCAAATATGGCAAGCGATCCAAGTTTACCACATGCCAAATTTGGAAAAATTGA